Genomic DNA from Pongo pygmaeus isolate AG05252 chromosome 16, NHGRI_mPonPyg2-v2.0_pri, whole genome shotgun sequence:
gtaatatataaaaagtttttagcaaattcaaattttggtttaaaaaaacagGTTTTGTTACCTGTGGTAAAGTCTACAGGAACAATCTCAGAGAGCTAGAAACTGTCTGTTCCTCCTTAActctttttactattattatttttaaatttttagtagagtcacggtttcaccatgttggccaagctggtctggaactcctgacctgaagtgatctgcccgcctcggcctcccatagtgctgggattacaggcgtgagccaccgtgtccaccCGTGTTCCTCTTTAactctttttaaattagaaaatctagccaggcgcagtggctcacgtctgtaatcccaacactttgggaggccaacgctggcagatcacctgaaatcaggagttcaataccggcctggccaacatggtgaaaccctgtctctactaaaaatacaaaaaattagctgggcatggtggcaggtgcctgtaattccagctactcaggaggttgaggcaggagaatcgcttgaacccgggaggcagaggttgcagtgagccaagatctaccattgcactccagcctgggcaacaagaacaaaactctgtctcaaaaaaaaaaaaaaaaaggaagaaagataagaaaaagaaaatctccccTGAAACATAGGGCCTACTGAGACCCCAAATCTAATGCCATTTTAAACATGCACTTTTAAAGTGCTTACTTTAAAATTGCTTACTGAAACTTTTAAGTTTCAGTAAGTCTGCCCAGGTGTGCGGCTGGTGTATGGCCCTGTCAGAAGACAGCCTAGAATAATTCTCTGCCACCTTCAGCTTTATTAGGAGAATCCTGTCCAAAGGGCAGACCCAGAGTCCAGGAATGTGTAAGGAAGGGCAGAATCACCTCAAACAGCCCGAAAGGACTGAGGAATTCCACACATCTGGTTTGTGGAATCTTCAAGGGGAGAGGTTCtattagcagaagaaaataggAGACTGCTGGTCTGGAAGAGGGCTCACTGTATTTGCACCCTCAGAGGCATACTTTTTACTCTGGCTATTCTAAACTTTTATATTCACTCAAGTTCcccattttcctcttccttttccatcaGTTACTCTTTTACTCTTGGCAAATCACCTTATCTACTTTCTATCTTGTGGGTAGAAATATGAgcactacctttttttttttctttttgagacagggtctcactctattaaccagtctggagagcagtggtacgatcacggctcactgcagcctccaccttctggtctccatcgatcctcccatctcagtcttctgagtagttgggactacaggcacacatcactatgcccggctaattattatcattattttttttgtagatatgaggtctcaccatgttgcccagtctggtctctaactcctaggctcaactgatcctcccaccttggccttcgaaagtgctgggattacaggtgtgggtcaccatgcctggctgagtactgccatttattagctgtgtgaccttgttaAAGTCACCTCACTTCTTGGTGACTCTGTTTCCataactgtaaaatggggataacaatagtaCATACTTTAGGAGGTTgtaaggattaagtgagttaatatatTACAAATTGTTTAGGCTAGTAAATGTTAggtcttattattattactgagaaGACAGAAATCAATGACATGAACTGCATTATACAAATTCCTCTCCACCTAAAAAATACCTGCATCATTACCCATCACTTCTTCTCTTTCTACTTCAGAGCAAATgactgtcttattttcttttttctttctcttttttttgagaaggagtctcactctgtcacccaggctggagtgcagtggtgtgatcttggctcactgcaacctccgcctccctgggttcaagtgattcttctgcctcagcctcccaagtagctgggactataggcgcccaccacaatgcctggctaacttttgtatttttaatagagacggggttttgccatgttggccaggctggtctctaacccctgacctcaggtaatccacccgcctcggcctcccaaagtgctaggattataggcatgagccaccgagcccagccaacTGTCATTTCCTAAATTGGCGCTTTCCACCTGTGTCTTGATTCTATCTTCTCTTGTCTCCTTAAGGGAACTTATTGcatgatttattttctccttcacatTTTAAATTGGTTCCTTTGTCCTGGCTCCTTGTTTTCATCTCACATGCATTCAGGTCTCTCCCATTTGGAAAAGGCCTCTATATGACCTCACTCTCTTTAAGCTACTGTcccattttttcctcctccttttactGCCAAATACTGTGTGCCTCCATGTCTTCATGACTCATTCTCTCATTATTCCTCTGCCATCTGGCTCTTTCCTGCAACACCCCACTCTAGCATAGCTGTGCCTATGGTCATCCAGCTCTAaattcaaagaacttaaaaaaatgtttaagagatgtggtcttgctttactgcccaggctggagtacagtggctattgacagccacaattacagctcactgcagcctccaactcctgggctcaagcaatcctcctgcctcagtctccccagtagctgggactatagatgcacaTCACTGCACATGGCTCCAAAGGACTTTTCTTGATTTCTGTTCTCCTTAGCCTCTTTGCTGTGATCAATATTGCTGACCATCATGTGCTATGAGAAATCCTCTCCTCTCTTGGCCTGTATGCAAGTCTGCTGTGCTGCTGCTTCTTCTGTCCTGTGGCTTCTTTGTCTAATGCCTCTAGaggctccatttctttctttccactcctCAGCTGTGGGAATGGAGAAAGGTTTGATGGCCaaccttttgatttctttctttctttttttgagatggagtcttgctctgtctcccaggctggagtgcagtggtgtgatcttgggtcactgcaacctccacctcctgggttcaagcaatttacctgtctcagcctcctgagcagctggggttacaggcacacaccaccatgtccagctaatttttgtattctttttttttgtttttagttgtcCATTcatctttattcctttatttaatcCTCCCCATGTGTTATATAAGCTTAGGTATATAACTTCTATTACATAAAGAAGTAGTAAAGGCACAGTGTTTACTTACACAATTACATGTAGTGAATTAGCACTTTTGTGACTCAGAGACATGAATGTCAACAATTTTAGAGCAGAGCTCATTTGCACAGTCATAAGGTTTTCATGGCTGCTGTGACTCTGCAGATAAGCATTTCAAAGCAGGCCCCCCAACCAGTGGCATCAGAACCAGTGGCATCAGGGGaagtataaacaaagaaaattacagatTATTGTGCCCACACCCCAGAAATTTTGATTCAAGTTTGAGATAGGGCTgacaaatctttatttttccaaagCTCCCTGAGTGATCTATATGTATAACCAGGCTCTGAACCACTGATGCAGGGCACCATCCTGAGGATAGTAAAGCAACAAAGTTAAAACATGCTGACTTTTTTTAGACCCTGAAATTACCGATTTGGTGATGGGTGTTAAGGTTGACAATAAAAACCATTTCTCCAGTGTGGTCATGGCTTGAGAGAGCCATGCACTTTCCCCAGGTCATGGATGGCCTTGTTCTCCAGCAGTTCCATCTGCTTGTCGCTTGGTCTCACCACATTGTTCAGCATTGCTCTAACCACAGTCACCACAAGCACAGAACGCCCACTGGCCCAAGATTCTGGTAAGGTGCCAAAGAACTTTCTAACCAACCATTCACCTGGGCGGGATTCTTGCCTATCACATAACAGAACTCCAGGCCTAAATACAGAGTAACGAtcaaattttaattctttaacCTTGGCTTCTACTTCTCCCTTAACTTGTAGATATAAAAAATTGCTTGACTTATCAGCTCTTTTAGAGGATAGCAAGTTGAAATGTTTGCACCCTCCAGCTTTTGCCAGCTCTGCGGACTTCAGCACATAATCTCGGTCAACACGAACAAATCCCTCCGCCCCAGCTTTCACTCTGGTGGTACCCAGGCAACAGAATCCAACATCATGACCTTGAAAGGCAGAAGCGTAGTCATCCAACTTTTCAAAGTCCACCACTTCTTGATTCACATTTTTTATAAGCTTGCTCGTCGAAGGTGAGCTTCCTCCGGCCAATGAGCGTTACTTTGGAAAACAGGCCCTGCTCCAGGATTTCCTTTAAGAGCACTCTGCCGATTTCTCTGCTGGCGCCCAAAATAAAGACGGATTTATTCTGCATCCTGAAGTCTTCCCGAAGCTTCGACAGTGCTTCTGTTTCGGCCACGCCGGCTTGGTCTTCCGGATGGCCTCGCGGCGACGctcaatttttgtattcttagtagagatgaggtttcaccatgttggccaggctggtctcggactcttgacctcatgatctgcctgccttggcctcccaaagtgctgggattacaggcatgagccaccactcctggccctgaTTTATTTCTGTACTCATACTCTTTGATCTTTTTCTCATGCCTTATTATATCTCTAAATGTCTCCTGAACACTCATCctttacctttcttttttattcttttaagacagagtctcgctcttttgcccagcctggagtgcagtggtgtgatctcagctcactgcaacctctgcctcctgagttcaagtgtctcctgcctcagctcccaagtagctgggattacaggcacctgccaccacacccgtctaattttttttttttttttttttttttgagatagagtcttgctttattgcccaggctggagtgcagtggcgcgaactcggctcaccacaacctccgccccctggggctcaagagattctcctgcctcagcctcccaagtagctgggactacaggcatgcaccactgtgtccagctagtttttgtatttttagtagagccagggtttccccatgtcagccaggctggtcttgaactcctgaccttaggtgatctgcctgccttggcctctcaaattgctaggattataggcatgagccaccatgcctggccttgtccTTCATCATTCTTTGTTCTCACTTCCTCAGTTTCATCATACATCATGTTTGCTCCCACTTATTTTGGCCAcactagcctttttttttttttttttttttgagacggagtctcgcttttgtcgcccaggctggtgggcagtggtgcgatcttggctcactgcaatctctgcctcctgggttcaagtaattatcctgcttcagcctgctgagtagctgggattacaggtgcccgccaccacaccggctaatttttgtacttttagtagagatggggttttgccatgttggccaggctggtctcaaacttcttacctcaagtgatccacctacctcggcctcccaaactgttgggattacaggcatgagccaccacacccggcccacactggccttcttttaGTTTCCTGAAGGTGCTGtggcatgttttttgtttttgtttttgtttttttttcctggttattGTTAACTTGCATTTATCTTTATctctaaaaattgaaatataactCGCTTACCACACAATTTACCCCTTTAAAGTATGCAATTCGGTGGATTTTAGTAtgttcacaaagttgtgcaactgTTACCACTATCTCATTCCAGAGCATTTTCATTGCCTCAAAGAGAAACTCCATACCCAAGAGCAGGCACCCCTTCTTCCTCTCTGCTCCCCATCACCCCCTGGCactcactaatctactttctgtctctatgctgTTGGCTTTGGaacatgctgttccttctgcctagaacTTTCCCCATCTTGTCTCCTAGTCAACTCTTGCTCTTACCTTCAGCTCTCACTGCCAGCTTCCTCAAGCGGGTCAGTTCTCTTTATGCTTCCATATGAATATGTACCACTTTGTAGCATTTATCacaaattgtattttaatatt
This window encodes:
- the LOC129013842 gene encoding LOW QUALITY PROTEIN: oxidoreductase HTATIP2-like (The sequence of the model RefSeq protein was modified relative to this genomic sequence to represent the inferred CDS: deleted 1 base in 1 codon) translates to MAVITTRPDAIDITLVHHTASHRRLPRFDVGGVKTGNPTAAKTLENHRPAQSKARDPPRPPTLPLPRASSTRCQPRHVTFTRPQRSPCLATLSSSHFAENLSSVLTAEQNATKSRGQNLQAAHALRKTAQAVRARSNLTEHVAPRGAGESCLSTGLPHNMAASFTDSKQSKRDTVTPKSSPRGHPEDQAGVAETEALSKLREDFRMQNKSVFILGASREIGRVLLKEILEQGLFSKVTLIGRRKLTFDEQAYKNVNQEVVDFEKLDDYASAFQGHDVGFCCLGTTRVKAGAEGFVRVDRDYVLKSAELAKAGGCKHFNLLSSKRADKSSNFLYLQVKGEVEAKVKELKFDRYSVFRPGVLLCDRQESRPGEWLVRKFFGTLPESWASGRSVLVVTVVRAMLNNVVRPSDKQMELLENKAIHDLGKVHGSLKP